From one Eucalyptus grandis isolate ANBG69807.140 chromosome 9, ASM1654582v1, whole genome shotgun sequence genomic stretch:
- the LOC108953957 gene encoding UDP-glycosyltransferase 85A5-like, translating to MESNSKKENDRDYRPYPPFSEHGHINPILKLAKILHLRGFHITFVHTDYNHKRLLKSRGLSSLDGLPRFHFETIPDGLPMSDSDEDVPQHIPSLCDSTSKNCLAPFVDLLGRLNDKSVDDTEVPKVSCVIADGRMSFALDAAEKLGVPGVLFWTLSACGSLVYTQYHMLREKGLFPLKG from the exons ATGGAGAGTAAttcgaaaaaggaaaatgataggGACTATCGTCCATACCCTCCATTTTCTGAACAT GGTCATATAAACCCTATTTTGAAGCTCGCCAAGATCCTCCACCTCCGAGGCTTTCACATAACGTTCGTGCACACCGACTACAACCACAAGCGCTTGCTTAAGTCCAGAGGCCTGAGCTCTCTCGATGGCTTGCCTAGGTTTCACTTTGAAACCATCCCCGATGGCTTGCCAATGAGTGATTCCGATGAGGATGTCCCTCAGCACATCCCTTCTCTTTGTGATTCCACTTCCAAGAATTGCTTGGCCCCTTTCGTGGACCTCCTCGGGAGGCTCAATGATAAGTCTGTCGATGATACTGAGGTTCCGAAGGTGAGCTGTGTGATAGCGGACGGCCGCATGTCGTTTGCACTTGATGCTGCGGAGAAGCTTGGAGTGCCTGGTGTGCTGTTTTGGACTCTCAGTGCTTGTGGGTCTTTGGTGTATACTCAGTACCATATGCTCCGCGAAAAAGGGCTATTCCCCCTTAAAGGTTAG
- the LOC104428555 gene encoding LOW QUALITY PROTEIN: 7-deoxyloganetin glucosyltransferase (The sequence of the model RefSeq protein was modified relative to this genomic sequence to represent the inferred CDS: inserted 1 base in 1 codon; deleted 2 bases in 1 codon) yields the protein MVYPQAGEKPHAVCIPYPAQGHINPMLKLAKLLHHKGFHITFVNTEHNHKRLLRSQGPHXLDGLPHFRFDMIPDGLPPSDADSTQDIPSLCASLSEHGLSAFRSLLLKLQDQSQDGGAPVTRIVSDGLMAFTVDAAEELKIPEVVFWPPSACGLFGCTKYRRLVEDGFTPLKDPTYFSNGYLETMVSWTSGMKSIRLRDFPTFIRTLDHQDILLNFIIQEVERSSRASAIILNTFDTLEHDVLESLSSVFPHIYTIGPLQLLADQIQDEALRSVGGSLWREEPECLPWLDSKEPGSVVYVNFGSITVMTAGQLIEFAWGLANSQKPFLWIIRPDLVASESAVLPPEFMEEIAGRGMLARWCRQEEVLKHQAIGGFLTHSGWNSTLESLCGGVPVICWPFFGDQQTNCLYSCTEWGIGMEIDNDVKRDEVEGLVRELMEGEKGKEMRKKAMEWKAKAEEAIMPSGTSYNNVDKLISEVLSAID from the exons atggtttaTCCTCAAGCAGGAGAGAAGCCTCATGCAGTATGCATCCCATACCCAGCACAGGGCCACATAAACCCCATGCTCAAACTGGCCAAGCTCCTTCACCACAAGGGCTTCCACATCACCTTCGTCAACACCGAACACAACCACAAGCGCTTGCTCCGGTCGCAGGGGCCCC TCCTCGACGGACTGCCCCACTTCCGCTTCGACATGATCCCCGATGGCCTCCCGCCCTCGGACGCCGACTCCACCCAGGACATCCCCTCGCTCTGTGCTTCTCTATCTGAACACGGGCTATCAGCGTTTAGGAGTCTTCTCCTGAAGCTCCAAGATCAATCCCAAGATGGT GGTGCCCCGGTCACGCGTATCGTGTCCGACGGTTTGATGGCGTTCACTGTGGATGCTGCCGAGGAGTTGAAGATTCCTGAAGTTGTGTTTTGGCCGCCCAGTGCTTGCGGGCTGTTTGGCTGCACTAAGTATCGTCGTCTTGTCGAGGATGGTTTTACGCCCCTGAAAG ACCCAACCTACTTTTCGAATGGATATCTGGAGACCATGGTGAGTTGGACTTCAGGCATGAAAAGCATTCGCCTGAGAGACTTCCCCACCTTCATCCGAACCCTAGACCACCAAGATATCCTgctcaatttcatcatccaagAAGTCGAGAGATCTTCCAGGGCTTCCGCAATCATCCTTAACACCTTCGACACCCTCGAGCACGATGTCCTGGAGTCTCTCTCCTCCGTCTTTCCCCACATCTACACCATCGGGCCGCTCCAGCTCCTTGCCGACCAGATCCAAGACGAAGCCCTGAGATCGGTAGGGGGGAGCTTATGGAGAGAGGAGCCCGAATGCTTGCCATGGCTTGACTCGAAGGAGCCTGGCTCGGTGGTGTACGTGAACTTCGGCAGCATCACGGTCATGACAGCTGGCCAGCTGATCGAGTTTGCATGGGGACTGGCTAACAGCCAGAAGCCATTCCTGTGGATCATAAGGCCGGATCTTGTGGCGAGCGAGTCGGCTGTGTTGCCACCCGAGTTCATGGAAGAAATCGCAGGCCGAGGGATGCTGGCACGCTGGTGTCGGCAGGAGGAGGTCCTGAAGCACCAGGCAATCGGGGGTTTCCTGACGCATAGCGGATGGAACTCGACACTCGAGAGCCTCTGCGGCGGTGTGCCGGTGATATGCTGGCCGTTCTTTGGGGACCAGCAGACTAACTGCCTGTATAGCTGCACGGAGTGGGGGATCGGGATGGAGATCGACAATGACGTGAAGAGGGACGAAGTGGAAGGATTGGTGAGGGAGttgatggagggagagaaggggaaggagatgaggaagaaggcCATGGAGTGGAAGGCGAAGGCGGAGGAAGCAATTATGCCCAGTGGGACTTCATACAATAACGTGGACAAGCTCATCTCCGAAGTACTCTCAGCAATTGATTGA